A stretch of DNA from Microlunatus sp. Gsoil 973:
GTCTCCGGCGACAACGGCATCTACATCGAGGATCTCGGATCGACGAACGGCACCTACGTCAACGGCATGCGGATCAGCGCGCCGACCACGATCACGCTTCAAGACACCGTACGAATCGGTAAGACGGTCTTGAAGCTGGAGACCTGAGCATGACGGCGGAGACCGCCCCGGCCCAGCGCCTGGCCTGGGAGTATCTCGCGCATTCCGAGGTCGGCCTGGTACGCAAGAACAACCAGGACTCCGGCCTGGTCAGCGCCGATCTGCTCGTCGTGGCCGACGGCATGGGCGGCGCCGCCGCGGGCGATCTTGCCTCGGCGGTGGCGGTCGACACCCTGGCCGACGTCGACCTCGAAAGCTCGGATGTCGATCATCCTGATGATCAACAGCTCGGGGACAGACTTCATCGGCTGGCCTCGGCGATCTCTGCCGCCAACACTCGGATCGCTGATCTGGTCACCACCGACTACACGCTGGAGGGCATGGGGACGACGGTCACCGCTGCCGTTCTGGACGGTGACGGGATCGGTCTGGCACACATCGGCGACAGCCGTGGCTATCTGTTCCGGGACGGTCGGCTGGAACAGCTCACCCATGATCATTCCTGGGTCCAGTCGCTGATCGACGAGGGCAAGATCAGCGTCGAGGAGGCAGCCGCGCACCCGCATCGTTCGCTGTTGCTGAAGGTGCTCAACGGACAGCCGTCCAACGAACCGGATCTGCACTCGATCCCGCTGCGGCCAGGTGATCGGTTGCTGCTGTGCAGTGACGGGCTCTGCGGTTTCGTCGAGGACGGAGAGATCGCCGAGGCGCTGACGGGAACCAGCCGTCGGGAGGCGATGGACCACCTGGTCGAGGCCTCGCACGCGGCCGGCGGCCTGGACAACATCACCATCATCATCGCCGACCTGATCGATCCCGCGGGTCAGGACCCGGAGGCCACGGCGATGCGGACTCCGCTGTCTGCCCGCACCGAGGACCGGGCGCCGAGCGGTCCGGCTGCCACCGGCGCGTCCGCGCAGGAGGTTGACGGCCCGCTGGACCGAGCCCAACTGCTGGGAGCGGCCGCAGATCGTGACGTCGCCGACGAAGAGGACCGGATCCGTGAGCGCGCCAGCCAACGTGCCGAAGACGTGGACGATGACGGCGACTTCATCGACGCCGACTATGAGGACGCCGACGAGCTTGAGGACGAGGACCGCTATGCCCCGCAGGCGCCGCGCAAGCGTCGCTGGCGCCGGCCGATGATCCTGACGCTCGTCGTGTTGCTGGTGCTTGCGGTCGGGGCCGGCGCGGGCTTCGCGTGGACGCGAACCCAGTACTACGTCGGCGCCGCGAACGAGCGGGTGGCGATCTTCCAGGGGCTCAACGAGGCGGTCCCCGGACTGCCGTTGTCCCGGGTCTATGAGGTACAGCAACTGGAGTTGACCGATCTTCCGCTCTACTACCAGGGCATGGTCCGGGACGGTATCGAGACCGGCACGCTGGATTCGGCCCGGGCGACGGTGCAGCAACTCGAGGAGACCGCTGCCCGGTGCGGGGCGCCGACCCAGCCGACACCGGGGGGTTCCACCTCACCGAAGCCGAGCGACAGCGCGTCTCCCACCAAGAAACCGACGTCCAAGTCGACCTCCAAGTCGACGTCCAAGTCGACCTCCAAGTCGACCTCCAAGTCGACGTCCAAGTCGACCTCCAAGTCGACCTCCAAGTCGTCGCCGAAGGCTTCACCGAAGCGCACCGCGCCGCCGGCCACGCCATCTCCGCAGCCCAGCCCGTCCTCGACCGCACCCGGGCAACTCCCCGATGACGGGAAGTGTTGATCATGAGCGTGGCTGAGGTCGGGGACCGGATCACCGTCGTCCCCCGGAAGCGGCGGACCGTCGAGATGCTGTTGGTGATCTTCGCTTCGGCGCTGTCGCTGGCGGCCTACGTCCAGGTGGACTTGAACGTCCAGGGGGAACTCCCCGCCAATCTCGTCCAGGTGGCGATCATCGCCTTCGTCCTGCCGTTGCTGGCCCATGCCGCCATCCGCTGGCGGGCGCCGTACGCCGACCCGGTGATCCTGCCCTGCGCGACCCTCCTCAACGGGCTCGGACTGGCGATGATCCACCGGATCGATCTGATCAACGATCCACCGAGCACCGGAGCGAGCCAGCAGTTGCTCTGGACAGGTCTCGGCATCGCGCTGCTGATCGTGGTCATCACCGTGGTCCGCGATCATCGCCCGTTGCAGGGTTACACCTACACCCTCGGCCTGGTCGGTCTGGTGCTGCTGCTGTTGCCGTTGGTACCGGGAATCTCCGCTGGCGATCTCGGCGGCGCGCGGATCTGGATCCACCTCGGACCGTTCAGCTTCCAGCCGGCGGAGGTCGCCAAGGTGCTGCTGGCGATCGCGTTCGCGTCCTATCTGGTCGAGAAGCGCGACGTGCTGGCGCTGGCCGGTTGGCGAGTGCTCGGCATCGATCTGCCACGGGCACGTGATCTTGGTCCGATCCTGCTGGTCTGGATCGCCACCCTGTTGGTGCTGGTCTTCCAGAACGATCTCGGCACGTCGCTGCTCTTCTTCGCGTTGTTCGTGACGATGTTGTACGTGTCGACCCAGCGGCCGGGCTGGGCGATCATCGGCATCGTGCTGTTCGCCGCCGGTGCGGTGTTCGGCTACTACACCCGCGGGCACGTCCGGGTCCGGGTCGCCGCCTGGTTGCATCCCTTCGACATCGAACAGGGATATCAGCTGATCCAGGCGCAGTTCGGCCTTGCCTGGGGCGGCCTGCTCGGCCGCGGCCTCGGCGAGGGCCGACCCGGTCTCACACCGCTGGCCCGCAGCGACTTCATCGCGACGTCCCTCGGCGAGGAACTCGGCATGGCCGGACTGTTCGCGATCATCCTGATCTACGGCCTGATCGTGTCCCGCGGCCTGCGCACGGCGCTGGCCTGCCGGGAACCGTTCGGCAAGCTGCTGGCCGCCGGCCTGTCGTTCTCCTTCGCCCTGCAGGTGTTCCTGATCATCGGCGGCGTCACCCGGCTGCTCCCACTGACCGGCCTGACCACCCCCTTCATGTCCCAGGGTGGATCGTCCCTGATCGCCAACTGGGTGGTGATGGGGCTGTTGCTGATCATCAGTCACCAGGTGCGCCGGCCGATGGCGACCACCCGGGACGTCGATCCCGGAGGACAGTTGATCTTCGAGCGCCCGGACCGGGTCGCCGACAGCGAACTGACCCAGGAGATCGGACGCGCAGGCGGTGCCGAGGCCGATGACGACCAGCCGACCCAGATCCACGCGCGAGGAGGCCGGGCATGAACAAGCCGATCCGCCGCGTCGCGATTCTGGTGATGGCCCTGTTCGCGCTGTTGTTCGCCAACGGTACCTATCTGATGGTCTTCCAACAGTCCTCGCTGAACGCCAACCCGCTCAACCGTCGGGCCAGGGACGAGGACTTCGCCCAGAACCGCGGATCGATCCTGGCCGGGGACACGCCGATCGCGTACAGCAAACCGTCGGGGGACCGTTTCAAGTACCAGCGGGTCTATCCGCACGGCAAGATCTACGCGCCGGTCACCGGATACTTCTCCTACGACCACGCCACGACCGGTTTGGAGAACTCCTACAACACCCAGCTCGCCGGCACCGACGACAGCCTGTTCGTCCGGCGGATGGTCGACCTGGTCACCAACCAACCGCCGCAGGGCGCCAGCATTCAGACCACCATCAATCCGGACGTCCAGAAGGCTGCCTACGACGCTCTGGGCAACCAGAAGGGTGCCGCGGTCGCCATCGATCCGAAGACCGGTGCGGTGCTGGCCATGGTGTCCAAGCCGAGCTTCGATCCGAACAAGATCGCCTCACACGACGTCGATGCCGCGAACAAGGCGTACGGGAACGCGATCAACGATCCGGGCAACCCGATGTCGAACCGGGCCGCCCGGGAGATCTATCCGCCCGGTTCGACCTTCAAACTGGTGACCGCCTCAGCGGCGCTCCAGGACGAGGGGTTGAACCCGGACAGCATGGTCGACTCACCGAACCGGCTGCTGCTGCCCGACACGTCGACCTATCTCTACAACGAGAACCGCGAGTCCTGCGGGGGCGCCCGGATCACCCTGACGCATGCGCTCGACGTGTCCTGCAACACCGCCTTCGCTCAGCTCGGGCTGAAGGTCGGCGCCGACAATTTGCGCGAGGAGGCCACCAAGTACGGCTTCGGCTCCCGGCACCTCAGCGACATCGGCGGCGCGGCCAGTGTCTTCCCCGACCAGGTCGACCAGGCGCAGCTCGCGCTGAGTTCGATCGGCCAGTACGACGTCGCCGCCAGCCCCCTGCAGATGGCGATGGTCTCGGCAGCGATCGCCAACGACGGCGTGTTGATGGATCCGTACCTGGTATCGACCGTGCGGTCCCCGGACCTGCAGGTGCTGTCTCGGACCAAACCGCAGGAGCTGGACCGGCCGCTGTCAGCCGACAACGCCGCCGAGTTGAAGCAGATGATGGTCAGTGTCGTTCAGAACGGAACGGGTAGAGCCGCACAGATCCCCGGTATCGGCGTCGGCGGCAAGACCGGGACGGCGCAGTCGGATCCGAAGCGGAAGCCGTACGCCTGGTTCACCGCGCTGGCTCCGGCGGACGATCCGCAGATCGCGGTCGCAGTGTTCGTCGAGGACGCCGACATCCCCCGCGAGGACATCGCCGGCGGGGCGTTGGCAGCCCCGGTCGCGAAGGCCATGATCGAGGCGGCGGTGAAGCGGTGACGAAGCACGGCAGCGCGAGGACGAATGCCAGGTCAAGGGCCACGCCACAGGTCAGGTTGGCAGCCAGGTTGAAGGAGCAGATGCCGAACGCAGCGGACCCGCGGTGGCTGACCGCGGACCGGGATGCAATGAGACGATGGCCGCGTCCCACGGGGCGCGACCGGCGCCGGCGAAAGGAAATCACCCGATGACAGAGTCCGAAACGCCTGCACACCAGGTGGTGGGCGGACGGTACGAACTCGGGGAGCTCCTGGGTCGCGGCGGGATGGCCGAGGTGCGGCGCGCCGTCGACCAACGGCTGGGCAGGCCGGTCGCCGTCAAGCAGTTGCGCGCCGATCTGGCCACCGATCCGACCTTCCAGGCGCGGTTCCGCCGCGAGGCGCAGTCCGCGGCCGGGCTGAACCATCCCAACATCGTGGCCGTCTACGACACCGGCGAGGAGCAGGACCCGGCGACCGGCGTGCTGGTGCCGTACATCGTGATGGAACTGGTCGAGGGTCCGACCTTGCGGGATGTGCTGCGCGAGGGACGCAAGATCCTCCCGGAGCGCGCGCTGGAACTGACCGCCGGAGTGCTGGACGCGCTGACCTACAGCCACCGGGCGGGGATCGTGCACCGCGACATCAAGCCCGCCAACGTGATGCTCACCCAGGCCGGCAACGTCAAGGTGATGGACTTCGGCATCGCTCGCGCGGTCGCCGACACGTCGGCGACGATGACCCAGACGGCGGCAGTGATCGGCACGGCGCAGTACCTGTCCCCGAGCAGGCGCGCGGCGAGACGGTCGACGCGCGAAGCGACCTCTACTCCGCCGGCTGTCTGATGTACGAGCTGCTGGTCGGCCGTCCGCCGTTCACCGGTGAGTCGCCGGTCAGTGTCGCCTACCAGCATGTTCGGGAGGCGCCGGTGCCGCCGAGCCGGATCGATCCGTCGATCCCGCCGGACATCGACGCCATCGTGCTCAAGGCGTTGGAGAAGGAGCCCGACGACCGCTACCAGTCGGCCCGGGAGATGAAGGCCGACATCAATCGGGTGCTGGCCGGTGAGCAGGTCACCGCCGCGTTGGCCGGAGCACCGACCGCCGTACGGCCGCCGGTGCCGCTGGGATCCGATGTCGATGCCACTCGGGTGGTTCCCGCGCAGGCGGCAACGGTGGCCCAGGGGCCGAACCGGATCCCTGCCGGGCGCCGGGCCGGAGGATTTCGAGGAGGAGGAGCCGCGGAAGCGGCGCGCCGGGCTGGCCGTCGTGCTCACGCTGGTCATCCTGATGGTCCTGGCGGCACTTGGCGCCGGCGGCTACTACTGGTGGCAGCAGCAGAACAAGCAGCAGGCCGCCCCACCGCCGGCCAAGGTGTCGGTGCCGAGCGTGCTCGGCATGGACCGCACCCGGGCCGAGGCGGAACTGAAATCCAAGGGTCTTGTGCCC
This window harbors:
- a CDS encoding PP2C family serine/threonine-protein phosphatase, which codes for MTAETAPAQRLAWEYLAHSEVGLVRKNNQDSGLVSADLLVVADGMGGAAAGDLASAVAVDTLADVDLESSDVDHPDDQQLGDRLHRLASAISAANTRIADLVTTDYTLEGMGTTVTAAVLDGDGIGLAHIGDSRGYLFRDGRLEQLTHDHSWVQSLIDEGKISVEEAAAHPHRSLLLKVLNGQPSNEPDLHSIPLRPGDRLLLCSDGLCGFVEDGEIAEALTGTSRREAMDHLVEASHAAGGLDNITIIIADLIDPAGQDPEATAMRTPLSARTEDRAPSGPAATGASAQEVDGPLDRAQLLGAAADRDVADEEDRIRERASQRAEDVDDDGDFIDADYEDADELEDEDRYAPQAPRKRRWRRPMILTLVVLLVLAVGAGAGFAWTRTQYYVGAANERVAIFQGLNEAVPGLPLSRVYEVQQLELTDLPLYYQGMVRDGIETGTLDSARATVQQLEETAARCGAPTQPTPGGSTSPKPSDSASPTKKPTSKSTSKSTSKSTSKSTSKSTSKSTSKSTSKSSPKASPKRTAPPATPSPQPSPSSTAPGQLPDDGKC
- a CDS encoding FtsW/RodA/SpoVE family cell cycle protein, with the protein product MSVAEVGDRITVVPRKRRTVEMLLVIFASALSLAAYVQVDLNVQGELPANLVQVAIIAFVLPLLAHAAIRWRAPYADPVILPCATLLNGLGLAMIHRIDLINDPPSTGASQQLLWTGLGIALLIVVITVVRDHRPLQGYTYTLGLVGLVLLLLPLVPGISAGDLGGARIWIHLGPFSFQPAEVAKVLLAIAFASYLVEKRDVLALAGWRVLGIDLPRARDLGPILLVWIATLLVLVFQNDLGTSLLFFALFVTMLYVSTQRPGWAIIGIVLFAAGAVFGYYTRGHVRVRVAAWLHPFDIEQGYQLIQAQFGLAWGGLLGRGLGEGRPGLTPLARSDFIATSLGEELGMAGLFAIILIYGLIVSRGLRTALACREPFGKLLAAGLSFSFALQVFLIIGGVTRLLPLTGLTTPFMSQGGSSLIANWVVMGLLLIISHQVRRPMATTRDVDPGGQLIFERPDRVADSELTQEIGRAGGAEADDDQPTQIHARGGRA
- a CDS encoding penicillin-binding protein 2, giving the protein MNKPIRRVAILVMALFALLFANGTYLMVFQQSSLNANPLNRRARDEDFAQNRGSILAGDTPIAYSKPSGDRFKYQRVYPHGKIYAPVTGYFSYDHATTGLENSYNTQLAGTDDSLFVRRMVDLVTNQPPQGASIQTTINPDVQKAAYDALGNQKGAAVAIDPKTGAVLAMVSKPSFDPNKIASHDVDAANKAYGNAINDPGNPMSNRAAREIYPPGSTFKLVTASAALQDEGLNPDSMVDSPNRLLLPDTSTYLYNENRESCGGARITLTHALDVSCNTAFAQLGLKVGADNLREEATKYGFGSRHLSDIGGAASVFPDQVDQAQLALSSIGQYDVAASPLQMAMVSAAIANDGVLMDPYLVSTVRSPDLQVLSRTKPQELDRPLSADNAAELKQMMVSVVQNGTGRAAQIPGIGVGGKTGTAQSDPKRKPYAWFTALAPADDPQIAVAVFVEDADIPREDIAGGALAAPVAKAMIEAAVKR